The following coding sequences are from one Ornithorhynchus anatinus isolate Pmale09 chromosome 11, mOrnAna1.pri.v4, whole genome shotgun sequence window:
- the HCFC1R1 gene encoding host cell factor C1 regulator 1 isoform X1, whose translation MTCLSPSGAPKPLTHDPRPSMEPGSPARPDPGAFHPGSRTPKSGSSSSGTQPHLSTKRRLEKEEQTPLCKQFLSEENMAIHFSRLSLHNDHPYCTPPAAFPLRNLAPSTGRPPEEGPPSAVGEPHVLPPSLLLTLAPRSELLLWRYPGSLIPEALRLLRFVDPSETQCDDSPAEDTMEL comes from the exons ATGACGTGTCTCTCTCCTTCAGGGGCCCCCAAGCCGCTCACCCATGACCCGCGACCTTCTATGGAGCCTGGATCCCCAGCTCGCCCAGACCCCGGGGCCTTTCATCCCGGGAGCAGGACGCCGAAAAGCGG TTCCTCTTCCAGTGGAACTCAACCCCACTTGAGCACCAAGCGGCgcctggagaaggaggagca GACTCCTCTTTGTAAGCAGTTCCTTTCCGAAGAGAACATGGCGATCCACTTCTCCCGCCTCAGCCTGCACAACGACCACCCCTACTGTACACCCCCGGCTGCCTTCCCGCTCCGGAACCTGGCCCCCTCCACAGGCAG GCCACCAGAGGAAGGCCCTCCCAGTGCAGTTGGGGAACCCCATGTCCTGCCCCCCAGTCTTCTGCTGACCCT ggCCCCTCGATCTGAACTGCTTCTCTGGCGCTACCCTGGCAGCCTGATCCCTGAGGCTCTGAGGCTGCTGAGATTCGTGGACCCTTCCGAGACCCAGTGCGATGACTCCCCAGCAGAGGACACGATGGAGCTTTGA
- the HCFC1R1 gene encoding host cell factor C1 regulator 1 isoform X2, producing the protein MEPGSPARPDPGAFHPGSRTPKSGSSSSGTQPHLSTKRRLEKEEQTPLCKQFLSEENMAIHFSRLSLHNDHPYCTPPAAFPLRNLAPSTGRPPEEGPPSAVGEPHVLPPSLLLTLAPRSELLLWRYPGSLIPEALRLLRFVDPSETQCDDSPAEDTMEL; encoded by the exons ATGGAGCCTGGATCCCCAGCTCGCCCAGACCCCGGGGCCTTTCATCCCGGGAGCAGGACGCCGAAAAGCGG TTCCTCTTCCAGTGGAACTCAACCCCACTTGAGCACCAAGCGGCgcctggagaaggaggagca GACTCCTCTTTGTAAGCAGTTCCTTTCCGAAGAGAACATGGCGATCCACTTCTCCCGCCTCAGCCTGCACAACGACCACCCCTACTGTACACCCCCGGCTGCCTTCCCGCTCCGGAACCTGGCCCCCTCCACAGGCAG GCCACCAGAGGAAGGCCCTCCCAGTGCAGTTGGGGAACCCCATGTCCTGCCCCCCAGTCTTCTGCTGACCCT ggCCCCTCGATCTGAACTGCTTCTCTGGCGCTACCCTGGCAGCCTGATCCCTGAGGCTCTGAGGCTGCTGAGATTCGTGGACCCTTCCGAGACCCAGTGCGATGACTCCCCAGCAGAGGACACGATGGAGCTTTGA
- the TNFRSF12A gene encoding tumor necrosis factor receptor superfamily member 12A, with product MGGGLLAELALLGLLALGGAGLLVSGEPAAASAPCPRGSSWSSDLDKCMDCSSCPSRPYSDFCLGCTVPPPSAPLLWPVLGGSLGLALTLGVLSGLLVWRRCRRREKFTTPIEETGGEGCPGTALIR from the exons ATGGGCGGAGGGCTGCTGGCCGAGCTGGCCCTGCTGGGGCTGCTGGCGCTGGGAGGAGCCGGGCTGCTGGTGTCCGGGGAGCCGGCCGCAG CCTCGGCCCCCTGCCCCAGGGGCAGCTCCTGGAGCTCAGACCTGGACAAGTGCATGGActgttcctcctgcccctccagacCCTACAGTGACTTCTGCCTGGGCT GCACGGtgcccccaccctcggccccgctcCTGTGGCCAGTCCTGGGGGGCAGTCTGGGCCTGGCCTTGACCCTGGGGGTGCTCTCGGGCCTCCTGGTTTGGAGACGCTGCCGCAGGAGAGAGAAGTTCACCA CTCCTATTGAGGAGACAGGAGGCGAAGGCTGCCCCGGGACTGCGCTGATACGCTGA
- the CLDN6 gene encoding claudin-6: protein MASAALQILGMSLAVLGWLGAVVSCALPLWKVTAFIGNSIVVAQVVWEGLWMSCVVQSTGQMQCKVYDSLLALPQDLQAARALSVIALLLALLGLLVYLAGAKCTTCVEDEGAKARLVLTSGIVFLLSGLLVLIPVCWTAHAIIQDFYNPLVAEAQKRELGASLYLGWAAAALLLLGGGLLCCTCPPGSSRGAGRYVARYAASPSAPGVSRGPSDYPAKNYV from the coding sequence ATGGCTTCGGCGGCTCTTCAGATTCTGGGGATGAGCCTGGCGGTGCTGGGCTGGCTGGGGGCCGTGGTGTCTTGTGCCCTGCCCCTGTGGAAGGTGACGGCCTTCATCGGCAACAGCATCGTGGTGGCCCAGGTGGTGTGGGAAGGGCTGTGGATGTCCTGCGTGGTCCAGAGCACGGGCCAGATGCAGTGTAAGGTCTACGACtccctcctggccctgccccaggaCCTGCAGGCCGCCCGGGCCCTCTCTGTCATCGCCCTGCTGCTGGCGCTCCTGGGCCTGCTGGTCTACCTGGCCGGAGCCAAGTGCACCACCTGCGTGGAAGACGAAGGGGCCAAGGCGCGTCTGGTTCTGACTTCGGGAATCGTGTTCCTGCTGTCGGGGCTGCTGGTCCTGATCCCGGTGTGCTGGACGGCCCACGCCATCATCCAGGACTTCTACAATCCCCTGGTGGCGGAGGCGCAGAAGCGGGAGCTGGGGGCGTCGCTCTACCTGGGTTGGGCGGCCGcggccctgctgctgctgggcgGGGGTCTGCTCTGCTGCACCTGCCCCCCGGGATCCTCGCGGGGGGCGGGACGCTACGTGGCCCGCTATGCCGCATCCCCCTCCGCTCCGGGGGTCTCCCGCGGGCCCTCCGACTACCCGGCCAAGAATTACGTCTGA
- the CLDN9 gene encoding claudin-9 produces MASTGLELLGMSLAVLGWLGTLVSCALPLWKVTAFIGNSIVVAQVVWEGLWMSCVVQSTGQMQCKVYDSLLALPQDLQAARALSIIALLLALLGLLVAITGAQCTTCVEDEGAKARIVLTSGIIFVLSGLLVLIPVCWTAHAIIQDFYNPLVAEALKRELGASLYLGWAAAALLLLGGGLLCCSCPPPQADRPEAPRLGYAAPSRSGASGLDKRDYV; encoded by the coding sequence ATGGCTTCGACGGGGCTGGAACTGCTGGGTATGTCCTTGGCGGTGCTGGGCTGGTTAGGAACTCTGGTGTCTTGTGCCCTGCCCCTGTGGAAGGTGACGGCCTTCATCGGCAACAGCATCGTGGTGGCCCAGGTGGTGTGGGAAGGGCTGTGGATGTCCTGCGTGGTCCAGAGCACGGGCCAGATGCAGTGTAAGGTCTACGACTCCCTCTTGGCCCTGCCCCAGGACCTGCAGGCCGCCCGGGCCCTCTCTATCATTGCCCTGCTGCTGGCACTCTTGGGCTTACTGGTGGCCATCACTGGGGCCCAGTGCACCACCTGCGTGGAAGATGAAGGGGCGAAGGCCCGGATCGTTCTGACCTCTGGGATCATATTCGTGCTTTCGGGGCTGCTGGTCCTGATCCCGGTGTGCTGGACGGCCCACGCCATCATCCAGGATTTCTACAATCCCCTGGTGGCGGAGGCGCTGAAGCGGGAGCTGGGGGCGTCGCTCTACCTGGGCTGGGCGGCCGCggctctgctgctgctgggcGGTGGTCTGCTCTGCTGCTCCTGCCCCCCGCCACAGGCCGACCGGCCCGAGGCGCCTCGCCTGGGCTACGCTGCCCCCTCCCGCTCTGGGGCCTCGGGCCTGGACAAAAGGGACTATGTGTGA